From one Trifolium pratense cultivar HEN17-A07 linkage group LG1, ARS_RC_1.1, whole genome shotgun sequence genomic stretch:
- the LOC123902563 gene encoding auxin efflux carrier component 3-like produces MITLKDLYTVLTAVVPLYVAMILAYGSVRWWKIFSPDQCSGINRFVAVFAVPLLSFHFISTNNPYQMNFRFIAADTLQKIIMLIALSLWTMFTKNGNLEWMITIFSLSTLPNTLVMGIPLLIAMYGDYSGSLMVQVVVLQCIIWYTLLLFLFEYRGAKLLIMEQFPETAASIVSFKVDSDVMSLDGRDFLETDASVGDDGKLHVTVRKSNASRRSFMMNTPRPSNLTGAEIYSLSSTPRGSNFNHQEFYSMMGYQPRHSNFGTNDLYSVQSSSRGPTPRPSNFEEQGGSSPRFGFYPAQTAPASYPVPNPEFSSTTKTVKSQSQNLVQPQQQVSLQTKGSQDAKELHMFVWSSSASPVSESAGLNAFRNSEQSEEGAKEIRMVVPDEHNQNGETNNKGGQEGELGGEENFKFNGVKGGEQVGEGPNGPNKLDSNSTAEIHPKATGVADSGVGKLMPPASVMTRLILIMVWRKLIRNPNTYSSLIGLIWSLVSFRWDVHMPKIIEKSISILSDAGLGMAMFSLGLFMALQPKIIACGNSIASFAMAIRFLTGPAVMAAASIAVGLRGTLLHVAIVQAALPQGIVPFVFAKEYNVHPAILSTAVIFGMLIALPITLLYYILLGL; encoded by the exons atgatAACACTAAAAGATCTATACACTGTCTTAACAGCAGTTGTTCCATTATATGTTGCTATGATCTTAGCCTACGGTTCTGTCCGTTGGTGGAAGATTTTTTCGCCCGATCAATGTTCCGGTATAAACCGATTTGTCGCGGTTTTCGCCGTccctcttctttcttttcactTTATCTCAACCAACAATCCATACCAAATGAACTTCAGATTCATAGCAGCAGACACACTTCAGAAAATCATCATGCTAATCGCGCTTTCGCTATGGACAATGTTCACTAAAAATGGTAATTTAGAATGGATGATAACAATTTTCTCATTATCAACACTTCCAAATACTTTGGTTATGGGAATTCCTTTGTTAATTGCTATGTATGGTGATTACTCTGGAAGTTTAATGGTTCAAGTTGTGGTTCTTCAGTGTATCATTTGGTACACACTTTTACTCTTTCTTTTTGAGTATCGTGGTGCTAAGCTTTTAATCATGGAACAGTTTCCGGAAACTGCAGCTTCGATTGTTTCGTTTAAAGTTGATTCGGATGTTATGTCGTTAGACGGAAGGGATTTTCTTGAGACTGATGCATCTGTTGGTGATGATGGGAAGTTACATGTTACCGTTAGGAAATCTAACGCGTCGCGGAGGTCATTCATGATGAATACTCCACGACCGTCAAATTTGACTGGAGCTGAGATTTACAGTCTCAGCTCCACGCCAAGAGGGTCAAATTTTAACCATCAGGAGTTTTACTCCATGATGGGCTATCAACCAAGGCATTCCAATTTTGGTACTAATGATTTGTATTCAGTTCAGTCTTCGTCTCGAGGACCGACTCCTAGACCGTCAAATTTCGAAGAACAAGGTGGAAGTTCTCCTAGATTTGGGTTTTATCCGGCACAAACTGCGCCTGCTTCGTATCCGGTGCCTAATCCGGAATTCTCCTCTACTACTAAAACTGTGAAAAGTCAGAGCCAAAATTTGGTGCAGCCACAGCAACAAGTTTCATTGCAGACAAAGGGCTCTCAGGATGCTAAGGAATTGCATATGTTTGTGTGGAGCTCAAGTGCTTCGCCGGTTTCGGAAAGTGCTGGTCTCAATGCATTCCGAAATTCGGAACAATCGGAGGAGGGTGCTAAAGAGATCAGGATGGTGGTTCCTGATGAACATAATCAAAATGGTGAAACCAATAACAAAG GTGGTCAAGAAGGTGAACTTGGTGGGGAAGAGAATTTCAAGTTCAATGGAGTTAAGGGAGGAGAACAAGTCGGAGAAGGGCCCAATGGGCCTAATAAGTTGGACTCGAATTCAACGGCAGAGATTCACCCTAAAGCTACCGGAGTTGCTGATTCCGGTGTCGGAAAACTTATGCCTCCGGCGAGCGTCATGACCCGACTCATACTTATTATGGTTTGGAGGAAGCTTATCCGTAATCCCAACACTTATTCAAGTCTCATTGGTCTCATATGGTCCCTTGTTTCCTTTAG GTGGGATGTTCATATGCCAAAAATAATAGAGAAATCAATTTCCATACTGTCTGATGCTGGTCTTGGAATGGCTATGTTCAGCTTAG gtttgttCATGGCCCTTCAACCCAAGATAATTGCATGTGGGAATTCTATTGCTTCATTTGCAATGGCCATTAGATTTCTTACTGGTCCAGCTGTTATGGCAGCTGCTTCTATCGCCGTTGGCCTCCGTGGCACTCTCCTACATGTTGCCATTGTTCAG GCTGCACTTCCACAAGGGATTGTTCCATTTGTGTTTGCAAAAGAGTACAATGTCCATCCAGCCATTCTTAGTACAGC GGTTATTTTTGGAATGTTGATAGCCCTTCCAATTACTCTTCTCTACTACATTCTCCTTGGTTTGTAA